A genomic window from Vigna radiata var. radiata cultivar VC1973A chromosome 2, Vradiata_ver6, whole genome shotgun sequence includes:
- the LOC106755568 gene encoding mitotic spindle checkpoint protein MAD2, giving the protein MDLPRQASFPLPIPYLLPSISPSQTSHYAHQIKSFSFFFSSQSFPIVLIKSIQPLTFFSLLEIRHRTKGMAARTVAKDIITLRGSAAIVSEFFGYAANSILYNRGVYPEESFVKVKKYGLPMLLTEDEGVKSFIANLTAQISEWLEAGKLQRVVLVIMSKATSEVLERWNFSIETDGEVVEKGVSREKSDKEIMREIQAIMRQIASSITYLPCLDEPCVFDVLAYTDTDVAVPFTWIESDPKLIANPQMVKLHSFDTKIHKVDTLVSYKNDEWDEQ; this is encoded by the exons ATGGATCTTCCCCGTCAAGCTTCTTTTCCACTTCCAATCCCTTATTTATTGCCATCCATTTCCCCTTCCCAAACCAGTCACTACGCTCACCAGATAAAATCgttctcatttttcttctcctcGCAATCATTCCCAATCGTTCTCATCAAATCCATTCAACCTTTAacgtttttttctttgttggaaATTAGACACCGAACAAAGGGAATGGCTGCAAGAACAGTTGCCAAAGACATAATCACTCTTCGTGGTTCCGCAGCAATCGTTAGCGAGTTCTTCG GATATGCTGCCAACAG CATTCTTTACAATCGCGGAGTTTATCCGGAAGAAAGTTTTGTGAAGGTGAAGAAATATGGGCTCCCCATGTTGCTCACTGAAGACGAGGGTGTCAAATCCTTTATAGCCAATCTAACTGCTCAGATCTCTG AATGGCTTGAGGCTGGCAAGTTGCAGAGGGTGGTCCTTGTTATAATGAGCAAGGCCACCAGTGAAGTGCTTGAAAGGTGGAACTTCAGCATTGAGACCGACGGTGAAGTTGTTGAAAAGGG TGTCTCTCGAGAGAAGAGTGACAAAGAAATAATGAGAGAGATACAAGCGATTATGAGGCAGATTGCTTCAAGTATCACCTATTTACCTTGCCTGGACGAACCTT GTGTTTTTGATGTGTTAGCGTACACTGACACAGATGTGGCAGTTCCTTTCACTTGGATTGAAAGTGATCCAAAACTTATTGCAAATCCACAAATGGTGAAATTGCATTCCTTCGACACTAAG ATTCACAAGGTTGACACACTCGTATCATACAAGAATGACGAATGGGATGAACAGTAG
- the LOC106756551 gene encoding putative GTP diphosphokinase RSH1, chloroplastic isoform X6, whose product MLLGMVDDPRVVLIKLADRLHNMRTIHALPLQKAQAVAEETLIIWCSLASRLGLWALKAELEDLCFAVLQPQIFQKMRADLASMWSPTSRAGNLRRFSVKGNLIHLNENNSTSFYNGSLTFNGDVCTKDLLEAVVPFDILLDRRKRANYLNSIGSNLGTCTKPKVVQDAGLALASLVICEEALEREMIISYMAKECYVLGMEITLSSRLKSLYSLYSKVFR is encoded by the exons ATGCTTTTGGGAATGGTTGATGATCCACGTGTTGTGCTCATCAAGCTTGCAGATCGCCTTCACAACATGAGAACAAT TCATGCTCTACCATTGCAAAAAGCTCAAGCTGTTGCTGAGGAGACCTTAATCATTTGGTGTTCACTTGCTTCAAGATTGGGTCTATGGGCCTTGAAAGCTGAACTGGAAGATTTATGCTTTGCTGTTCTACAG cctcaaatatttcaaaagatgCGAGCTGATCTGGCTTCCATGTGGAGTCCTACTAGCAGAGCAGGAAACCTGAGAAGATTCTCTGTAAAAGGCAATTTGATACATTTGAATGAGAACAATTCAACTTCTTTTTACAACGGATCCTTGACATTCAATGGGGATGTGTGTACGAAG gATCTTTTGGAAGCTGTAGTACCATTTGATATATTGTTGGATAGGAGAAAAAGGGCTAACTATCTCAATAGTATTGGGAGTAATCTTGGGACATGCACAAAACCAAAGGTTGTACAAGATGCTGGGTTAGCTTTGGCATCATTGGTAATTTGTGAGGAAGCACTTGAGCGAGAAATGATTATATCGTACATGGCAAAAGAATG TTATGTTCTGGGAATGGAAATCACCTTATCCAGCCGGTTAAAAAGCCTGTATAGTTTATACAGCAAG GTCTTCAGGTGA
- the LOC106756551 gene encoding putative GTP diphosphokinase RSH1, chloroplastic isoform X2, with amino-acid sequence MLLGMVDDPRVVLIKLADRLHNMRTIHALPLQKAQAVAEETLIIWCSLASRLGLWALKAELEDLCFAVLQPQIFQKMRADLASMWSPTSRAGNLRRFSVKGNLIHLNENNSTSFYNGSLTFNGDVCTKDLLEAVVPFDILLDRRKRANYLNSIGSNLGTCTKPKVVQDAGLALASLVICEEALEREMIISYMAKECYVLGMEITLSSRLKSLYSLYSKHLFRYIKVFHSLLKLQCETLFDGE; translated from the exons ATGCTTTTGGGAATGGTTGATGATCCACGTGTTGTGCTCATCAAGCTTGCAGATCGCCTTCACAACATGAGAACAAT TCATGCTCTACCATTGCAAAAAGCTCAAGCTGTTGCTGAGGAGACCTTAATCATTTGGTGTTCACTTGCTTCAAGATTGGGTCTATGGGCCTTGAAAGCTGAACTGGAAGATTTATGCTTTGCTGTTCTACAG cctcaaatatttcaaaagatgCGAGCTGATCTGGCTTCCATGTGGAGTCCTACTAGCAGAGCAGGAAACCTGAGAAGATTCTCTGTAAAAGGCAATTTGATACATTTGAATGAGAACAATTCAACTTCTTTTTACAACGGATCCTTGACATTCAATGGGGATGTGTGTACGAAG gATCTTTTGGAAGCTGTAGTACCATTTGATATATTGTTGGATAGGAGAAAAAGGGCTAACTATCTCAATAGTATTGGGAGTAATCTTGGGACATGCACAAAACCAAAGGTTGTACAAGATGCTGGGTTAGCTTTGGCATCATTGGTAATTTGTGAGGAAGCACTTGAGCGAGAAATGATTATATCGTACATGGCAAAAGAATG TTATGTTCTGGGAATGGAAATCACCTTATCCAGCCGGTTAAAAAGCCTGTATAGTTTATACAGCAAG CACCTTTTCAGGTATATTAAAGTTTTTCACAGTCTATTGAAATTGCAGTGTGAGACCCTCTTTGATGGAGAATGA
- the LOC106756551 gene encoding putative GTP diphosphokinase RSH1, chloroplastic isoform X3 translates to MLLGMVDDPRVVLIKLADRLHNMRTIHALPLQKAQAVAEETLIIWCSLASRLGLWALKAELEDLCFAVLQPQIFQKMRADLASMWSPTSRAGNLRRFSVKGNLIHLNENNSTSFYNGSLTFNGDVCTKDLLEAVVPFDILLDRRKRANYLNSIGSNLGTCTKPKVVQDAGLALASLVICEEALEREMIISYMAKECYVLGMEITLSSRLKSLYSLYSKCETLFDGE, encoded by the exons ATGCTTTTGGGAATGGTTGATGATCCACGTGTTGTGCTCATCAAGCTTGCAGATCGCCTTCACAACATGAGAACAAT TCATGCTCTACCATTGCAAAAAGCTCAAGCTGTTGCTGAGGAGACCTTAATCATTTGGTGTTCACTTGCTTCAAGATTGGGTCTATGGGCCTTGAAAGCTGAACTGGAAGATTTATGCTTTGCTGTTCTACAG cctcaaatatttcaaaagatgCGAGCTGATCTGGCTTCCATGTGGAGTCCTACTAGCAGAGCAGGAAACCTGAGAAGATTCTCTGTAAAAGGCAATTTGATACATTTGAATGAGAACAATTCAACTTCTTTTTACAACGGATCCTTGACATTCAATGGGGATGTGTGTACGAAG gATCTTTTGGAAGCTGTAGTACCATTTGATATATTGTTGGATAGGAGAAAAAGGGCTAACTATCTCAATAGTATTGGGAGTAATCTTGGGACATGCACAAAACCAAAGGTTGTACAAGATGCTGGGTTAGCTTTGGCATCATTGGTAATTTGTGAGGAAGCACTTGAGCGAGAAATGATTATATCGTACATGGCAAAAGAATG TTATGTTCTGGGAATGGAAATCACCTTATCCAGCCGGTTAAAAAGCCTGTATAGTTTATACAGCAAG TGTGAGACCCTCTTTGATGGAGAATGA
- the LOC106756551 gene encoding putative GTP diphosphokinase RSH1, chloroplastic isoform X5, translating into MLLGMVDDPRVVLIKLADRLHNMRTIHALPLQKAQAVAEETLIIWCSLASRLGLWALKAELEDLCFAVLQPQIFQKMRADLASMWSPTSRAGNLRRFSVKGNLIHLNENNSTSFYNGSLTFNGDVCTKDLLEAVVPFDILLDRRKRANYLNSIGSNLGTCTKPKVVQDAGLALASLVICEEALEREMIISYMAKECYVLGMEITLSSRLKSLYSLYSKSIEIAV; encoded by the exons ATGCTTTTGGGAATGGTTGATGATCCACGTGTTGTGCTCATCAAGCTTGCAGATCGCCTTCACAACATGAGAACAAT TCATGCTCTACCATTGCAAAAAGCTCAAGCTGTTGCTGAGGAGACCTTAATCATTTGGTGTTCACTTGCTTCAAGATTGGGTCTATGGGCCTTGAAAGCTGAACTGGAAGATTTATGCTTTGCTGTTCTACAG cctcaaatatttcaaaagatgCGAGCTGATCTGGCTTCCATGTGGAGTCCTACTAGCAGAGCAGGAAACCTGAGAAGATTCTCTGTAAAAGGCAATTTGATACATTTGAATGAGAACAATTCAACTTCTTTTTACAACGGATCCTTGACATTCAATGGGGATGTGTGTACGAAG gATCTTTTGGAAGCTGTAGTACCATTTGATATATTGTTGGATAGGAGAAAAAGGGCTAACTATCTCAATAGTATTGGGAGTAATCTTGGGACATGCACAAAACCAAAGGTTGTACAAGATGCTGGGTTAGCTTTGGCATCATTGGTAATTTGTGAGGAAGCACTTGAGCGAGAAATGATTATATCGTACATGGCAAAAGAATG TTATGTTCTGGGAATGGAAATCACCTTATCCAGCCGGTTAAAAAGCCTGTATAGTTTATACAGCAAG TCTATTGAAATTGCAGTGTGA
- the LOC106756551 gene encoding putative GTP diphosphokinase RSH1, chloroplastic isoform X4 translates to MLLGMVDDPRVVLIKLADRLHNMRTIHALPLQKAQAVAEETLIIWCSLASRLGLWALKAELEDLCFAVLQPQIFQKMRADLASMWSPTSRAGNLRRFSVKGNLIHLNENNSTSFYNGSLTFNGDVCTKDLLEAVVPFDILLDRRKRANYLNSIGSNLGTCTKPKVVQDAGLALASLVICEEALEREMIISYMAKECYVLGMEITLSSRLKSLYSLYSKILYTCSF, encoded by the exons ATGCTTTTGGGAATGGTTGATGATCCACGTGTTGTGCTCATCAAGCTTGCAGATCGCCTTCACAACATGAGAACAAT TCATGCTCTACCATTGCAAAAAGCTCAAGCTGTTGCTGAGGAGACCTTAATCATTTGGTGTTCACTTGCTTCAAGATTGGGTCTATGGGCCTTGAAAGCTGAACTGGAAGATTTATGCTTTGCTGTTCTACAG cctcaaatatttcaaaagatgCGAGCTGATCTGGCTTCCATGTGGAGTCCTACTAGCAGAGCAGGAAACCTGAGAAGATTCTCTGTAAAAGGCAATTTGATACATTTGAATGAGAACAATTCAACTTCTTTTTACAACGGATCCTTGACATTCAATGGGGATGTGTGTACGAAG gATCTTTTGGAAGCTGTAGTACCATTTGATATATTGTTGGATAGGAGAAAAAGGGCTAACTATCTCAATAGTATTGGGAGTAATCTTGGGACATGCACAAAACCAAAGGTTGTACAAGATGCTGGGTTAGCTTTGGCATCATTGGTAATTTGTGAGGAAGCACTTGAGCGAGAAATGATTATATCGTACATGGCAAAAGAATG TTATGTTCTGGGAATGGAAATCACCTTATCCAGCCGGTTAAAAAGCCTGTATAGTTTATACAGCAAG ATACTATACACTTGTTCCTTCTAA
- the LOC106756551 gene encoding putative GTP diphosphokinase RSH1, chloroplastic isoform X1, protein MLLGMVDDPRVVLIKLADRLHNMRTIHALPLQKAQAVAEETLIIWCSLASRLGLWALKAELEDLCFAVLQPQIFQKMRADLASMWSPTSRAGNLRRFSVKGNLIHLNENNSTSFYNGSLTFNGDVCTKDLLEAVVPFDILLDRRKRANYLNSIGSNLGTCTKPKVVQDAGLALASLVICEEALEREMIISYMAKECYVLGMEITLSSRLKSLYSLYSKVLTNSCFTYEIKIQVHMYFCYTQCAIV, encoded by the exons ATGCTTTTGGGAATGGTTGATGATCCACGTGTTGTGCTCATCAAGCTTGCAGATCGCCTTCACAACATGAGAACAAT TCATGCTCTACCATTGCAAAAAGCTCAAGCTGTTGCTGAGGAGACCTTAATCATTTGGTGTTCACTTGCTTCAAGATTGGGTCTATGGGCCTTGAAAGCTGAACTGGAAGATTTATGCTTTGCTGTTCTACAG cctcaaatatttcaaaagatgCGAGCTGATCTGGCTTCCATGTGGAGTCCTACTAGCAGAGCAGGAAACCTGAGAAGATTCTCTGTAAAAGGCAATTTGATACATTTGAATGAGAACAATTCAACTTCTTTTTACAACGGATCCTTGACATTCAATGGGGATGTGTGTACGAAG gATCTTTTGGAAGCTGTAGTACCATTTGATATATTGTTGGATAGGAGAAAAAGGGCTAACTATCTCAATAGTATTGGGAGTAATCTTGGGACATGCACAAAACCAAAGGTTGTACAAGATGCTGGGTTAGCTTTGGCATCATTGGTAATTTGTGAGGAAGCACTTGAGCGAGAAATGATTATATCGTACATGGCAAAAGAATG TTATGTTCTGGGAATGGAAATCACCTTATCCAGCCGGTTAAAAAGCCTGTATAGTTTATACAGCAAGGTATTGACAAATTCATGTTTTAcctatgaaataaaaatacaagtcCATATGTATTTTTGCTATACCCAGTGTGCAATTGTATAG